A genomic segment from Gracilinanus agilis isolate LMUSP501 chromosome 1, AgileGrace, whole genome shotgun sequence encodes:
- the LOC123232174 gene encoding olfactory receptor 7A10-like, with translation MVPGNQTQFTEFLLLGFSETPEQQGPLFGLFLGMYLVAVVGNLLLMLIITSDSHLHTPMYFFVSNLSFVDFCTITTTVSKMLVNILAQSKVISYAGCLAQLYFFMALTCVDNFLLTAMAYDRYVAICHPLYYATIMSPRLCVLLVLLSWIIGLVESLIQNLMVTRLSFFSPMVPENQTQFTDFILLGFSETPEEQGPLFGLFLGMYLVTVLGNLLILLAIGSDSHLHTPMYFFLSNLSFVDLCVVSTTVPKMLVNILTKNKAIPYADCFAQMYFFMVFASLDNFLLTVMAYDRFVAICHPLRYAAIMSPRLCVLLVLLSWILSLLDSLLHCLMVTQLSFCVHKIQHFFCDLDQVMKLSCAGTFINYVLVYLTIGLLGIIPLTGILFSYSQICSSILKVPSAGGRYKAFSTCGSHISVVSLFYGTGLGVYLSSSTTHSSWKSTVASVMYAVVTPMLNPFIYSLRNKDIKGALRRLISKMISSQS, from the exons ATGGTACCAGGAAATCAAACACAATTCACTGAATTTCTACTCCTGGGATTTTCTGAGACACCAGAGCAGCAGGGGCCTCTCTTTGGTCTCTTCTTGGGCATGTACTTGGTCGCTGTGGTTGGAAATCTGCTCTTAATGCTGATCATTACCTCTGACTCTCACCTCCATACACCCATGTACTTCTTTGTCTCCAATCTGTCCTTTGTGGATTTCTGTACCATAACCACTACGGTGTCCAAGATGCTGGTGAATATCTTGGCACAAAGCAAGGTTATATCCTATGCTGGCTGTCTTGCCCAGTTGTACTTCTTTATGGCTTTAACTTGTGTGGACAATTTCCTTCTCACAGCAATGGCCTATGACCGTTATGTGGCTATCTGTCACCCTCTGTACTATGCAACCATCATGAGCCCTAGACTCTGTGTCCTCTTGGTGCTACTCTCCTGGATAATAGGCCTTGTAGAGTCCCTCATTCAGAATCTAATGGTAACAAGACTCTCCTTCT TCAGCCCCATGGTACCAGAAAACCAAACACAATTCACTGACTTTATTCTCCTGGGATTTTCTGAGACACCAGAGGAGCAGGGGCCCCTCTTTGGGCTATTCTTGGGCATGTACTTAGTCACTGTCCTTGGAAATCTGCTCATCCTGTTGGCCATTGGCTCTGACTCTCATCTCCATACCcccatgtacttcttcctctCCAATCTTTCCTTTGTAGATCTCTGTGTGGTATCTACCACAGTACCCAAGATGCTGGTGAACATCTTGACAAAAAACAAGGCAATCCCCTATGCTGACTGTTTTGCCCAGATGTACTTCTTTATGGTTTTTGCTAGTTTGGACAATTTCCTTCTCACCGTAATGGCCTATGACCGTTTTGTGGCTATCTGTCATCCTCTACGCTATGCAGCTATCATGAGTCCTAGGCTCTGTGTCCTGTTGGTGCTGCTCTCCTGGATATTAAGCCTTCTAGACTCCCTCCTCCACTGTCTGATGGTAACACAGCTCTCCTTTTGTGTTCATAAAATTCAGCACTTCTTTTGTGATCTTGATCAAGTTATGAAGCTCTCTTGTGCTGGCACCTTTATCAATTATGTGTTGGTATATTTAACAATAGGACTTCTGGGTATTATCCCCCTCACTGGGATCCTTTTCTCTTATAGTCAGATCTGTTCTTCCATTTTGAAAGTCCCATCTGCTGGGGGTAGGTATAAAGCCTTTTCTACCTGTGGATCTCATATCTCTGTTGTTTCTTTATTCTATGGCACAGGATTGGGAGTATATTTAAGCTCCTCAACTACCCACTCCTCCTGGAAGAGCACAGTTGCCTCAGTAATGTATGCTGTGGTGACCCCCATGTTGAATCCCTTTATTTATAGTCTGAGAAACAAAGATATAAAGGGTGCCCTGAGGAGACTCATTAGCAAAATGATCTCCTCTCAGTCATAA